In the genome of Mytilus edulis chromosome 3, xbMytEdul2.2, whole genome shotgun sequence, one region contains:
- the LOC139515464 gene encoding uncharacterized protein — MLFIILKVSRAIVLIRLICKEGTLALSKRSSTLIFTITVVTAVTTTTLKVVQATKGCLYYPQVCKMRDEIKKHLLPEVTGKRNSFLSKYGKPSQFEAAASKIHDQVTDIKDKILTIKELDTAIDKNLIDLVNLYSSIKDDFTYINADISDYNEWVKNTISAAALQVNLLPIEVLMTLPVLVATSATTLALAASGIGAVLAVGFAIVDVVSSVKEEARVRDQLQEKKNTLIKSRKQLNSAFRSMKTFQKKFCQYVVKFLYDLSSKGKQYEPKLLSLYKFVSKTYGHSKYRCHYNHIIEKSNRNTLERLSNNYLQPLITVLSNSIDKLKLKIQEIKEANVFLKEIKNKIIKKSEKPSDIFKFIKMYKPKLTKQMYSNLFDLLKFISKSVLPNRNCYWGHDLNLIRKGVTSAHNYIKSPICDSQEIVYLTNEIRNRVETNIPVCRIARQVTGTVFRSRFTVIRYIADHILPNKDCYWGYDLSSIRGTPDEAEINNAKIDAAFITTMTNLKTSNVPMSLIKPILKGQFGIITSKWQTFILYHIWSNKYITNDTCPEGPCTSTCFPSLPQFDTC; from the exons atgttgtttataattttaaaagtttctagaGCCATTGTTCTTATCCGTCTGATCTGCAAGGAAGGCACCTTAGCTTTAAGTAAGAGGTCCTC tacTCTTATTTTTACCATTACTGTAGTTACAGCTGTTACAACTACCACTCTAAAAGTTGTACAAGCCACAAAAGGGTGTTTATATTATCCACAGGTTTGTAAAATGAG agaCGAAATAAAAAAGCATCTTCTGCCTGAAGTGACTGGAAAAAGAAATAGTTTCCTGTCAAAATATGGTAAGCCAAGTCAGTTTGAGGCTGCAGCCAGCAAAATCCATGACCAAGTTACTGATATTAAGGACAAAATTCTGACCATAAAAGAACTGGATACCGCAATTGATAAGAATTTAATAGATTTAGTAAACCTGTATAGTTCTATTAAGGATGACTTTACTTATATTAACGCAGACatatctgattacaatgaatggGTGAAAAACACTATATCTGCAGCGGCTTTACAGGTCAATCTCCTTCCTATAGAAGTATTGATGACATTGCCAGTATTGGTAGCAACAAGTGCTACTACCTTAGCACTAGCCGCATCAGGTATTGGTGCTGTCCTAGCTGTTGGGTTTGCCATTGTTGATGTTGTTTCTAGTGTAAAGGAAGAGGCACGTGTACGGGATcaattacaagaaaagaaaaatacaCTTATCAAGTCAAGAAAACAATTAAATTCTGCATTTAGAAGTATGAAGACTTTTCAGAAAAAGTTCTGCCAGTATGTTGTGAAATTTCTATATGATCTGTCAAGTAAGGGCAAACAATATGAACCAAAATTGCTATCACTTTATAAGTTTGTCTCTAAAACTTACGGGCATTCTAAATATAGATGTCATTATAACCACATAATAGAAAAATCAAACCGCAACACTCTTGAGCGCCTTTCAAATAATTATCTGCAGCCATTGATAACGGTTTTGTCCAATAGCATTGATAAattaaaactgaaaatacaaGAAATAAAGGAAGCTAAtgtttttttgaaagaaataaaaaacaaaatcataaagAAATCAGAGAAACCATCAGACATATTtaagtttataaaaatgtataaaccAAAACTAACAAAACAAATGTACAGCAACTTATTTGATCTTCTAAAATTCATTTCCAAATCAGTTCTTCCTAATCGCAACTGTTATTGGGGTCATGACCTTAACTTAATTCGTAAAGGGGTCACTTCGGCTCACAACTACATAAAAAGCCCCATTTGCGATAGCCAAGAGATTGTATATCTGACTAATGAAATAAGAAATCGAGTGGAAACTAATATTCCTGTGTGTAGAATTGCCCGCCAAGTAACCGGAACTGTTTTCAGAAGTAGGTTTACTGTTATACGATACATAGCGGATCACATTTTACCTAATAAGGATTGTTATTGGGGATATGATCTCAGCAGCATCCGAGGCACACCAGATGAagctgaaataaacaatgccaaGATTGACGCTGCATTTATTACAACAATGACAAATCTTAAAACGAGTAATGTACCCATGTCACTGATTAAACCAATACTGAAAGGACAATTTGGAATCATCACATCAAAATggcaaacttttattttatatcacaTATGGTCTAATAAATACATAACAAATGATACATGTCCCGAGGGTCCATGCACATCAACATGTTTTCCATCTTTACCACAATTCGATACATGTTGA